One window from the genome of Pelodictyon luteolum DSM 273 encodes:
- a CDS encoding trans-sulfuration enzyme family protein yields the protein MSFQTDTIHAGVAPDKAYGAIMTPIYQSSTFVFEDIGKHKGFDYTRSGNPTRKALEDSIAALEGCSCAVAVTTGMAAIATVMHLFNAGDEIICTNDCYGGTARLMKTIQEHFEIRVHFISLRDSAGIEAYINEKTRAIWIETPSNPLLNLVDIEAVTTLSRKHGLLSIVDNTFLSPYNQQPFRLGADIVVHSTTKYLNGHSDVVGGAVLSNSSQIDEKLKYLVNTLGTCAQPFDCWLVLRGIKTLVPRMKEHERNAMAVARFLDSHPKVARVFYPGLETHPQHELAKKQQRGFGGMVSFELDGGIGEVNRVLKGTKLFALAESLGGVESLIEHPATMSHASMGAEHRAEVGITDGVIRLSVGIEDPDDLICDLALALTPHSRG from the coding sequence ATGAGTTTCCAGACCGATACAATCCATGCCGGCGTTGCCCCGGACAAGGCCTATGGTGCCATCATGACGCCGATCTACCAGAGCTCGACCTTCGTGTTCGAGGATATCGGCAAGCACAAGGGATTCGATTACACCAGGAGCGGCAACCCGACCAGGAAAGCCCTTGAAGACAGCATCGCCGCGCTTGAAGGGTGCTCATGCGCTGTGGCCGTCACCACCGGCATGGCGGCCATCGCTACCGTGATGCACCTTTTCAATGCCGGAGACGAGATCATCTGCACAAACGACTGCTACGGCGGCACGGCCAGGCTGATGAAGACCATCCAGGAGCATTTCGAGATCCGGGTTCATTTCATCAGCCTCAGGGATTCAGCTGGCATCGAGGCATACATCAATGAAAAGACCCGGGCAATCTGGATCGAGACTCCGTCGAACCCGCTACTGAACCTTGTCGACATTGAGGCGGTAACGACGTTGTCGAGGAAGCACGGGTTGCTCTCGATCGTGGACAACACCTTCCTGTCTCCCTACAACCAGCAACCCTTCAGGCTCGGTGCCGACATAGTGGTCCATTCGACCACCAAGTACCTGAACGGCCATTCCGATGTTGTCGGTGGTGCGGTCCTGTCCAACAGTTCGCAGATCGATGAAAAGCTGAAATATCTGGTCAACACCCTCGGAACCTGTGCCCAGCCTTTCGATTGCTGGCTGGTGCTTCGCGGCATCAAGACGCTGGTTCCACGCATGAAGGAGCATGAGCGCAACGCAATGGCTGTCGCCCGATTCCTCGACAGCCACCCGAAGGTCGCCCGCGTTTTCTATCCGGGCCTTGAGACCCATCCTCAGCATGAACTTGCCAAAAAGCAGCAGCGCGGGTTCGGTGGCATGGTCTCCTTCGAGCTCGACGGAGGCATCGGGGAGGTGAACCGAGTCCTGAAGGGAACGAAGCTGTTCGCCCTTGCTGAAAGCCTCGGCGGAGTCGAGTCGCTGATCGAGCATCCCGCTACCATGAGCCATGCATCGATGGGTGCCGAACACCGCGCTGAGGTTGGTATCACCGACGGCGTAATCAGGCTTTCGGTGGGAATCGAGGATCCCGACGACCTTATTTGCGATCTCGCTCTGGCTTTAACACCTCATTCACGGGGATGA